The Phyllostomus discolor isolate MPI-MPIP mPhyDis1 chromosome 4, mPhyDis1.pri.v3, whole genome shotgun sequence genome window below encodes:
- the LOC114495531 gene encoding trace amine-associated receptor 5 produces MSAVLNQGAGDRPLAFCYQVNGSCPRTVHPLGLQLTIYLACAAGIIVTVLGNLFVVFTVSYFKALHTPTNLLLLSLALADMLLGLLVLPLSTVRSVESCWFFGDSLCRLHTYLDTLFCLTSIFHLCFISIDRHCAICEPLLYPSKFTVRVALRYIVAGWGMPAAYTAFFVYTDVVERGLSQWLEEMPCVGSCQLLFNKFWGWLNFPMFFFPCLLMISLYVKIFLVAARQAQQINTFNKSLGGASKRERKAAKTLGIAVGIYLLCWLPFTIDTLVDSLLNFITPPLVFDILIWFAYFNSACNPIIYVFSYRWFRKALKLIFSPEIFSPRTPTIDLYQE; encoded by the coding sequence ATGAGTGCTGTCCTCAACCAAGGTGCTGGAGACCGCCCACTGGCATTCTGCTACCAGGTGAATGGGTCTTGCCCCAGGACTGTCCATCCTCTGGGTCTCCAGCTGACCATCTACCTGGCCTGTGCAGCAGGCATAATTGTTACAGTCCTAGGAAATTTGTTTGTGGTGTTCACTGTGTCCTACTTCAAAGCACTTCACACTCCCACCAACCTCTTGCTGctttctctggccctggctgacatgctgctgggtctgctggtCCTGCCGCTCAGCACCGTTCGCTCGGTAGAGAGCTGCTGGTTCTTTGGAGACTCCCTCTGCCGCCTGCACACCTACTTGGACACCCTCTTCTGCCTCACCTCCATCTTTCACCTCTGTTTCATTTCCATTGACCGCCACTGTGCCATCTGTGAGCCTCTGCTCTACCCCTCCAAGTTCACGGTGAGGGTGGCTCTCAGGTACATCGTGGCAGGGTGGGGGATGCCAGCAGCTTACACGGCCTTCTTTGTCTACACAGATGTAGTTGAGAGAGGGCTCAGCCAGTGGCTGGAAGAGATGCCTTGTGTGGGCAGTTGCCAGCTGCTGTTTAATAAGTTCTGGGGTTGGTTGAACTTccctatgttttttttcccctgcctccTCATGATCAGCTTGTATGTAAAGATCTTCCTGGTTGCTGCCAGGCAGGCCCAGCAGATCAACACCTTCAACAAAAGCTTGGGGGGTGCTTCCAAGCGTGAAAGAAAAGCTGCCAAGACCCTGGGCATTGCAGTGGGCATATACCTCTTGTGCTGGCTTCCCTTCACCATCGACACACTGGTGGACAGCCTCCTCAACTTCATCACTCCACCTCTGGTCTTTGACATCCTAATCTGGTTTGCTTACTTCAACTCAGCCTGCAACCCTATCATCTATGTCTTCTCCTACCGGTGGTTCAGGAAGGCTCTGAAACTCATCTTCAGTCCAGAGATCTTCTCACCTCGGACACCCACTATTGATTTGTACCAAGAATGA
- the LOC114495152 gene encoding trace amine-associated receptor 4-like, whose amino-acid sequence MNSPELWKAPEVQVCFALVNNSCPRNVRSVLSVSTMYTVMIGAIVMTILGNLVVIIAITHFKQLHTPTNFLILSMATTDLLLGCVVMPFSVIRSIESCWYYGDLFCKVHSCCDIMLCTTSIFHLCFISVDRYYAVCDPLHYVNKITIPVIEVFLLISWSIPIFFAFGLVFSELNIIGIEDFVAAIDCTGLCVLIFNKLWGVLASCIAFFLPGTVMVGIYIHIFTVARKHTKQIHMGPMRKEVGSEGRMKASSKTESKATKTLSIVMGVFVLCWLPFFLLIITDPFINFTTPEDVYNIFSWLGYSNSTFNPIIYGMFYPWFRKALRMIVTGIIFRPDSSTLNLFPGHA is encoded by the coding sequence ATGAATTCACCCGAACTTTGGAAGGCCCCAGAAGTACAAGTCTGCTTTGCTTTGGTTAACAACTCATGCCCTAGAAATGTGAGGTCTGTGCTGAGTGTCTCCACCATGTACACGGTCATGATTGGTGCCATAGTGATGACCATACTGGGCAACCTGGTTGTGATCATTGCCATCACTCACTTCAAGCAGCTCCACACCCCAACCAACTTCCTGATCCTCTCCATGGCCACCACTGATCTTCTGCTGGGCTGTGTGGTCATGCCCTTCAGTGTGATCCGTTCCATCGAATCCTGCTGGTACTATGGAGATCTCTTTTGCAAAGTCCACAGTTGTTGTGACATCATGCTCTGTACCACCTCCATTTTTCACCTCTGCTTCATCTCAGTGGATCGCTACTATGCTGTGTGTGACCCTTTGCATTATGTCAACAAAATTACCATCCCTGTCATAGAGGTCTTTCTGCTCATCAGTTGGTCCATTCCCATCTTTTTTGCCTTTGGCCTGGTATTCTCAGAATTAAACATCATTGGTATAGAAGATTTTGTTGCAGCCATTGACTGCACTGGTTTGTGTGTGTTGATATTTAACAAGCTCTGGGGAGTTTTGGCCTCCTGTATAGCCTTCTTTCTCCCTGGGACAGTGATGGTGGGGATTTACATACACATTTTCACAGTAGCCAGGAAGCATACTAAGCAAATCCACATGGGTCCTATGAGGAAAGAGGTTGGGTCAGAAGGGAGAATGAAAGCATCATCCAAAACAGAGAGCAAGGCCACCAAGACTTTAAGCATAGTCATGGGAGTGTTTGTGCTGTGCTGGCTGCCCTTTTTCCTCTTGATAATTACAGACCCTTTCATTAATTTTACAACTCCTGAAGATGTGTATAATATCTTCAGTTGGCTGGGTTATTCCAATTCCACTTTCAATCCCATCATATATGGCATGTTTTATCCTTGGTTTCGCAAGGCATTGAGGATGATCGTCACAGGAATAATCTTCCGTCCTGACTCTTCCACCCTAAACCTGTTTCCTGGACATGCTTAG
- the LOC114495397 gene encoding trace amine-associated receptor 3 has translation MDLTYIPEDISSCPKFGNKSCPPTSRPFHVRMMMYSIMTGAMVITVFGNLVIMISISHFRQLHSPTNFLILSMATTDFLLGFVIMPYSMVRSVESCWYFGDGFCKFHASFDMMLSLTSIFHLCSIAVDRFYAVCYPLHYTATMTTSMIKRLLAFCWAAPALFSFSLVLSEANVSGMRSYEILVACFHFCALTFNKFWGTILFTTCFFTPGSIMVGIYGKIFIVSKQHARVMSNMPKNTQGEMKPHLSKKKDRKAAKTLGIVMGVFLACWLPCFLAVLIDPYLDYSTPILILDLLVWLGYFNSTCNPLIHGFFYPWFRNALKYIVSGKIFSSHSETANLFPETH, from the coding sequence ATGGATCTAACTTATATTCCTGAAGACATATCCAGTTGTCCAAAATTCGGAAACAAATCCTGTCCTCCCACCAGCCGCCCTTTTCATGTGCGAATGATGATGTACTCCATTATGACTGGAGCCATGGTTATCACTGTCTTTGGAAACTTGGTGATAATGATTTCCATCTCGCATTTCAGACAGCTTCACTCCCCCACAAATTTCCTGATACTGTCCATGGCAACCACGGACTTTCTGCTGGGTTTTGTCATTATGCCATACAGCATGGTGCGATCAGTGGAGAGCTGCTGGTATTTTGGGGATGGCTTTTGTAAATTCCATGCAAGCTTTGACATGATGCTCAGCTTGACCTCCATCTTCCACCTCTGTTCCATTGCTGTTGACCGGTTTTATGCCGTGTGCTACCCCTTACACTACACAGCCACAATGACCACCTCCATGATAAAGCGGCTGCTGGCATTTTGCTGGGCAGCCCCAGCTCTCTTTTCTTTCAGTCTGGTTCTGTCTGAGGCCAATGTTTCTGGTATGCGGAGCTATGAGATCCTCGTTGCTTGTTTCCACTTCTGTGCACTTACTTTTAACAAGTTTTGGGGGACAATATTGTTCACCACGTGTTTCTTTACTCCTGGCTCCATCATGGTTGGTATTTATGGCAAGATTTTCATCGTTTCCAAACAACATGCTCGAGTTATGAGCAACATGCCTAAGAACACACAGGGGGAAATGAAACCACatctatctaagaaaaaggacaGGAAGGCGGCTAAGACCCTGGGTATAGTGATGGGGGTGTTTCTAGCTTGCTGGCTGCCTTGTTtccttgctgttttgattgacCCATATTTGGACTACTCTACTCCCATACTGATCCTCGATCTTTTGGTGTGGCTGGGGTACTTCAACTCCACCTGCAACCCCCTCATTCATGGATTTTTTTATCCCTGGTTCCGGAATGCTCTCAAGTACATAGTGTCAGGAAAAATATTTAGCTCTCATTCAGAAACTGCAAATCTGTTTCCTGAgacacattaa